TAGCGGAATCAGAATCGGTGAAACGTTTATACGAGGCTGGATCTCCGCGTTGCAATAGCTCGAAATCGTCCTAGGtcattaaaatattgattgaaatattttttcggAAAAAACACGAGCCAGGACAAAGTGTAGTGtaaaaggaattaaaaaacGTTGCATCGAAGCATGATGATAAAACGTGTGAACACGTGGATCATACGAGGAAATGTCCATGAGTATTTTTTCATGTACAGAATGGCAACACGTCCAACAGCATCGTGCAATCTTCATTAACGTCCTTATCACTATCACATCCAACCCTTTTCCTAAAAGAGGTAGGCGTGGGTAGAACgaaacattttttcatttttctgcgCGAACATCAAACGACATCGTCTTTTCTTGCATAAAAAGTGGAACAGTGATTATTATTTCTTGCCGAGACGTAATGACTGATTAACGATTGATTAATATGCAATGAATAAATGTTGGAACATCGAGGTTGAAAGGAACAGCAACGAAGGATCGTTGCGTAATGCAAAATCGTTGTTGGTgttctctttttcattttgcCTTGACTAGAAAGCGCGTGTcactgattttttttttttttttactccctctctttttcctttcagTCTTTAgctgtaataaaatttcaggCAAACTATCGGGAATCGATTGGAAATATCCTCGATTCCATTTTCATGATAGCCATCCGCACACTTTGCAATGTTTGTGGTAGAATTTCTCTAATGAAAAAGCgtatattttcaattgtatcAGTAAACGatccatttttcaataatactTCTCTTCTTTAAAATGTTAttctataaaaaatgaaaaatgtatttcaaatctttttcaCTCTCGGGcgttttaataatattactcGTAACCTGACGTAATACAATCCTTTGTTAACAAAGGAGAGGAAAATGATATGCAAATTGCGTACAGCATAGGTTTTACTCGTAGCTTTTGTACCAACCACACACGTTTGTTGCAGGATATTGAATAACGTTTTACAACCGGTATACAATGAACCTACCACGAATAATAGAAAGCCTCAGCCTTCATTGCCCTCTTGTAATCGATTTCCGTTACCGTTACGGTTCCTCATCGAAATTTTACATTGCGACAAGAAGAGAAACGCAACGAAGCTTATTGGAAAATAATCAAACTTtaatcatgaaaattattttctgccAAGAATTTGTCATACCTTTCAGTTAAATTGCACACGAAACACTCGATCGCTTTTATTAGAATTGAAAAGACTTTGTCGTTTGACATTTCTTAAAATCGCTTTTCATTGGAAACTGTGAAGtttccaatttttttatcATCCCACGTGCAACATTGATATTATATACCACATTTATTGACACAAAGAGAAGGTatggtaaaaaagaaaaataaaaggttTCTTTGTTCCAAACACCATGAAACACGTAGACTATACATTTTTTTCCAGATGAAtaattttccatatttcaTCGAATCGATGCTTTCACCCGATTTTCTTTTTGCCTCGAAGCTCTCCTTTCGATTTGCTTTTCAACACGATGACAAATTTCCGAGATTACTTTGCACTTTGATGATTTTCAACGAGTGCTTTTATGAAACGTCGATatcaatgttttattttgGAATCTCTGAATGATGGATTTACGATACGTTTGGATGGTGTATTTCAGAGTGGATTTAATTTTAACATGATTCTGTTTCAGTCCTCCTTTGACCCGACCAAAGTGATGCTGTACACGTTGAACTTCTTTCTTCTATGTTTGAACGTGAGTGGGTTTCAGTcgatatatttaatatttattaaacgtTAACGTCATCGTCTTAAAAAATTCGATATCATAGTTCGCGGTGTGGATGAAACTTGGTTAATTTCATCTTTCCAtatcaattataaaacatCAGTAGAAACAATCTGTTAGGTCGTCGAACGAGGAGGAGACAATTTACGGGCTTTATTCCAACGTATCTTTTACTTCAGATATATTCCCTGTTGTGCGTGATCTCCCAGTACCAAGAATATACGAACGGTCGAGGCACAGCCGCAGATGACTACGAATACAGGGTCAGTATTCTGAGAGTGTCTCAACGGGAACAGGACAGGGATAAGGGACGAAAAGTTAAGTGTACTAACCGTATTTTCCAATTGTTATTATCTAATTTATATCTGCGAAGTTTCCATTCGtgagaaatagaaatagattctaatcttatattaataaatgaaactgGACCTAAAGTTAATTATTAGATAGAAGCTTCGGggagaaaaaaatagaagaaagtTTCGGAGAATCTGGAAACGTTACACTATAATATCCGTCGTTTGGAACGGTAACAAACAATTATGTagaaacaatgaaaatgtGATACCATTGTAATCTAACGCACAAAAAGTCGGATCGAACGATATCCTCTTTTGTTTTCCCCCAGAAAATCGCTGGACCTTCAATACGAAAAGCTCTTAAGAGTATCGATAACATCTAATCTTGTTATCTTAATACAGGATAACTGCTATTGTCGTGATTTTTTGATAGAAACGTTGCCTTTTTTTGCTATGTCAGAGGCAAGTTCACGGGTGAAAGCACGTTATGTAAAATGTACGAGATTTTAACAGATCCGAAGTTCCTTTGCGGATTTAACATCGGAATCTCCCGTGCCATTAATTTCTTGGGAAATAATGAGATTTGTGCCAGACAACTTCGAACTGGCATTGTAATTACACAGAGAACCCTCTTAAATCCTTATCTCTAGAATTCAAACGACTGTCCTCCAACTCCTTACAAAAGACACTTCCCTGAACACTATTATTTTTAACGACAATTATgaaacagctattaataaagaTATTCCATTAAAAATCTAACGTTAGTTTCTTtagattgaaattaattatcagaaATGCAATATTGCAAATAGCAAGGTGCAATCAGAAGTGCATCCCAAGAGAAAACTCGATCATGACCAGAGATATTGATTAATGTAGATTGTGTCACCAATGACGTTATACATTCGCATCAATATACGGTTGGACTCGTATTATTAGCTTTGTACAAAGGGCGCTTGACGTCGCGACGCCCTTTCGTGTCGAAGGTCCTCCCAAACAAGTATCGTTCAAACTAATATGCATAATATGACTCGCGATGTGCATTCGGATAACAGGATCGATAGAAATTCGTAAAGTAATCCTTGAAAGGTTCGGAAAACTTTCGCACGGTACTCGGTAGATTCTCGTTATCTTCACAAAAGCGATAGAGCTGCAGGaagttaattataaaatggaCCTTATGAAGTGTTCTTTAAAGGTTCCAGCAGTCAGATACGCCACACAACCGCTGACTACAACTGCCACCTCTTGTCTGAGTTCTCGGCGAGCAGCGACCAACAACGAAACCAAAGTAACCGCAACACCGACGCAAAGTCCTACGGGCCAAAATACTGTCTCGTCGGAGAAAAGTCCCGTCGCTGGTAAATCGTCGAGAAAGCACGTCCAGTTTCCTGACACAGCGTCGGACAGCCAGAAAGGAAAATCTGGTagattcatatttttatataaaattttcaatgtttcgAAATGAGCCTGTTCGATGTCCAacgaatttattattttctatgcATATTTTTTGACGACACTTGTTGCAGAGTTTCTTTGATTAAATACAAAGGCTATTTCGAAACATCAGATCTTTCACTCTGTGTGTTTCAGAGAGTTCGATCACGATGCTGATAGCCAACAAGGAGACGGAGAATGATTATGCGATACCATCGGACTCCGCGATGATCGATCCATCCATTCAATCTCAGAAAATGACCGAAGTACAATACACCTGAAACCATTGTCCATCCCTGTCCCGTGTCAATGATCATGACAGCTCCTTGTTGCCATTTTACGGGCTTTCTTTGCCCATTCGTAGAACGTTTCCACTACGGTCGAttcaatgaataatttatccTCGTAAAAGGCACCATCGGGATACAAGTTCAATAACCGATGGTGGTCGTTTTACCAATCGTAACAGTGGTTCGATGAAAGCGATCCTCGACAGCGAATGTCGACGGATTCGGCCCAGCGAATTACTTCCAACTAATAGAATCTGGTCACCGGTTCTCCGATAATTGTCCGAGTTTCGTGCCACGATCGCGATAATGTTGCCTGCTTGTCGCCCACGGTCACGATTTTCGTTGCAACCCCACGGTTTTTGCCAATGAAAAATCAGAGTGACGTTAGAACAGGAAATTGAGAAAGTTTCGAATGTCACCGGGGTGGTAAATCAAGGTACAAAGTTTCACAGGCGGATTCTAGATACGGGTGAATACCTTCGCGAGTTATGATTTTAGTAAAAAATTCGGAAATTCTATATTTcgagaatttcaaatttctgaaattctaaaattctgaaattttgaaattcctAATCCcctaaaataattattttacctCCTACGACGTATAAATGGATCCGCCTCTGCAAAGTTTCTCGGAAAGCAGAAGCAAAAGAATTTTTGCTCGGGTCGAATCTAAGGATAAATATTTACACCGTTGCCGATCAATATTTAACGTCACAAACATGACAATTCTATCGTCGCGGTAATGAACATCGATCTTTCGAACGAAGATAGACGTATCAATGGTTATCCGTAGCTTCGGGAAATCGTTCGATTTAATCCACGTTCGATTGATGGGGAACGAATTTCAGAGTTGCGATGAGAACGCATCTACGATACTCTAAGTctgaaatacatatttataccaacaatgaaatattttcaattctcAGACTGCTCGTATtcttcaatgtacatatgattataaatttcatcgtATTACAGTACCTGTTTGTATAGATCCCGAAGAGAA
This region of Osmia bicornis bicornis chromosome 5, iOsmBic2.1, whole genome shotgun sequence genomic DNA includes:
- the LOC114872390 gene encoding uncharacterized protein LOC114872390 isoform X1; this translates as MAIMQSCCCWRSVRRGSFACAIYSGIYFTVLALTTGKVLQGESQYLRGNRSLPESTSFLEPDTISPTTVRFNVTLLICSCCGVICSILLLYGLCKDQRVFLIPWIIVVTTICFVDIGHSLYLFIAASSFDPTKVMLYTLNFFLLCLNIYSLLCVISQYQEYTNGRGTAADDYEYRVSILRVSQREQDRDKGRKVPAVRYATQPLTTTATSCLSSRRAATNNETKVTATPTQSPTGQNTVSSEKSPVAGKSSRKHVQFPDTASDSQKGKSESSITMLIANKETENDYAIPSDSAMIDPSIQSQKMTEVQYT
- the LOC114872390 gene encoding uncharacterized protein LOC114872390 isoform X2 is translated as MAIMQSCCCWRSVRRGSFACAIYSGIYFTVLALTTGKVLQGESQYLRGNRSLPESTSFLEPDTISPTTVRFNVTLLICSCCGVICSILLLYGLCKDQRVFLIPWIIVVTTICFVDIGHSLYLFIAASSFDPTKVMLYTLNFFLLCLNIYSLLCVISQYQEYTNGRGTAADDYEYRVPAVRYATQPLTTTATSCLSSRRAATNNETKVTATPTQSPTGQNTVSSEKSPVAGKSSRKHVQFPDTASDSQKGKSESSITMLIANKETENDYAIPSDSAMIDPSIQSQKMTEVQYT